The DNA region agaaaggaggaggataCGAGGGGTGCCTCAAAGACGCGccctgggggggaggggggcagttCGCTCAGTCCCCTTGGCATCGGCGGGTGTGTCAAGTTCTGAAGGTGGGTCGCCGTCCCCCACTCGAGCTTTGACCGTCTTGTTGCTCTTAACCATTAGTAACTCTGTAGAAAGTGGGTCCGTTGTAAGTTTCTCTACAGTTTTAATTTAGATCAGGgtgtttgatttctctctctctctctctctctctctctctctctctctctctctctctctctctctctcacacacacacaaacgcacgcacaagcTCACACGCACGGACGTGGTAGCTAGGGTCGGCCTAAAGCGCTTGCCAAGTCCGCAGAATTACAATTCAAATCCTGCTGAAGAAATACGGTACACGTTCCGTCACGACAAATcagaggcaatatatatatatatatatatatatatatatatatatatatatatatatatatatatatatatatatatatatatatatatatatatatatatatatatatatatatagtatgtatattaaCGTACAATCAACATTAATACCCGTCACTTTCTGAATTATCTCATCGCAAAGGAATTTTAATCTCAGGCTCAGAACGCGTACTCATAAAATTTCACCCTGCATGACTGCGCATAAACACCAGACGAAaactcccccccttttttttttattaataatatcctATTAATACAAACTTAATGTCAGAGAGGCGCCCGTAAGAACATTTACCCATGATGAGGCAAGCCCGAAGTATATCATCTCATGACGTCATTCGTCGTCTTGGAGGTCAGTTAAGTTTTTACCACAACCCACGCTGCTGCTGACGGACACCTCATCCTTGTACCGTATTTATCGTAATCTTATCGGGGACGTTAACTTATCTCTTGGATATAAAAAAAGACGCTGTTTGTTGTGTGATTTCATCGAAAGGTCCCCAGTCGCTTCGGAGAATCTCCCGCAATGGAGGTAAGTGTTGCAAAATGGTCCTCCTTGTTCGTTCTTAGTTCGACGCGGTCTATAAACGTGATAGTTTTCCGTAACGATTATCATATCGTTCGAATGAACGTACACCAATTCTCGATAATTCTCAAGTTGATTTCGTTCGTTTTTTAGTACGCGAGAATGAGTCGAAATTCCAGTCATACAGGAAATAAAAGCGATAATGTAATTCTGGTCATTGTCAGAATCGTGATAAGAATgcccacaaagagagagagagagagagagagagagagagagagagagagagagagagagagagagagagagagagagagagaggtttcagttCTCGGAAAGATGATTGTCGATGTGTTTTAGATAACACGAgtctaaaataaatttcctttaagaaCACGTGATCGAGGACTGAAATTTAGGGGGAGAAAATGAACGGAAGGCCTGAAATACCGCAGTCGCTTGCCAAGAATGCACTTTattgcctagagagagagagagagagagagagagagagagagagagagagagagagagagataatggccCAGACTTGTTACTGCAATGTGACTAGTGACTCACATGACGTCCCTGTGATTTTCTTCTCGTTGATTTTCTCAAGACAAAAAACTGATTTGATATCGAACGGTTTCTGAATCAGTCTTATCAAATAGATAATAtacagtttttccttcttttgcatTCGACATTTCTTTCATTGATGGTTTGAAATCGATGGatttttccatatgaaaaaaaaagctcGTATAAGAAAACTCTGACAGGTATTTTATCGCTGacattcgcaaaaaaaaaatgtctcttcGTAAGATAAACATTGCATACCTATAAACAGCAGGGCTACCAATATCGCAAACTCCATTGAAGAAAATGCTTGAATAATTGCAAGGGACATTTAAAATAGACATGAAGTGTTATTGATtgtaattatacatttaatatatggaaattaatgaaaaatacttgTTATTTATCGTAATTACCAGCGTATTATGCGAAAATAGATACAGAAATACGTAATGTTTTGGTGACATTGACGTCGCGGAAAATGTCAGAATATTACAAAAGATATATCGAAAAACATCataaacacacattaaatatatataaaaagtcatttatgataaaaatacatttaaaatccggaaactaattaaaaaatacGTAATGTTTTGGTCTTGTTGACGTCACCGAGGTTGGCCACCCTGCTGCGGCTATGGTAGCTGAACGAGGAGAGTAGCAACCGTGAGTATCGATTTTCGTTCAAAATTCTCCACAAAGAAATGACGAAACGTGTTGCAACCTCCTGATAAAAGTAATGTAAGGCATAAAGCTCCCTTTAGAAGGGGCCACGCCCCGCTGCAAGGGGGAAATAAGGCGCCATAGGCCGAAAACCTTGTGTGGTTGGGGGCCGTAAGGCGAAGGGGACGAAGGTCTTATACACCTATATTAAGAAGACGATTGTCGTGGGAattgattttaattctttattattagttttttaatgCGCATTAACGGAGGATTTGGGGAAAGTGGAATTTTTAGCGACTTAAAATTGATATTTCGTCgtttttaatgcttttctttGCATCCCTGTGACATGACCTAGGTTGCTTGCGtacgtcggagagagagagagagtgagtgagtgagtgtgatGTCTGGATGACCTCAAATTGAACCTACGTCTCGCCGTTATTTAAACCTTAAGCTGAGGTCATCTGACCTATTTCAAGCTTAAATTGAGATTGTCTGCCGTTTTGGAAGCTTAAAATACCCCATTGGCATTCAGGTCCTTTTATCAATCAATCTTGATTAATCCTACGATTGATGGACAGTTTTAATAACCGTTAGAAATGTCTCAATCAAttcagaaatatgaaagaaataattttattcaaataccTAACCTAAATGTTAAATGTCGAGTACGTGCGAAAGGCCTAGGCCGGGCTTTGTCGGGGTGAAcggaaagtttttaaaattaatttttcatcagtCGTTTTGTCTAAGTCGAGGAGTCGTGTGGTAATGTCAGGGCGTAAAAAGCTTGTATCTTGTATCGCTTGTCTTTTAAGCATATTACAGGGTGAATTGACGTAAGGTTGGGCAGCATTTGAAGCTTAATAGATTTTTTCCcgttaatatgaataaaaactacttttaaaaCTGTTAAGGTTATAAGACCAGATTacttaaatgaaataattgttctgtactaatgtatttttatttcggGAGTATCGACAATAAACGTCGAAATGTTTTACGTTTTGACGTATTGGCTGTAGAagtgaaatttataaatgaatttttattttaaagaggcATATCGTCAGATGCCTTTTTTGCAGAATAATCCCATTCAGTTTGCAATCTCGTTAATTCCTGAAATTGATATTTATAAGATTTTCCCATCATATTCATAAAACAGGTCGAAATGTATTGAAATTAGGTTAGAAGTTTTCGTAAAAATCAAAGGTAATGCATCTGTCGCCAGTCCCATAAATGGGGTGGAATCGTACAAAGCACTGATGATGACGGTTATTATTTGTCTACTCGTAGCCCCTGTTATCGTTCGCTTTAGATCGAGCCAGCCCGGTGCTGGCGTGGGCCTTCGCTCTAGGGCAGCCCATAACGAAcatctctccctttttttatggGAATTTAGGAAAGAGAGAAcgaagaaaatttatttcacatttaacCCCACGATGGGAAAAGATGTTGCAGGAATGCTTTTGATTTTGACGGAACTTTATTTAGTGAGATAATGGCCTTTTTAACCTTTTGATTATGGATATTTAGAAGTTCATTCATGATAATGACTCATATGCACTGTACTTACCTTTCCATACAGTATTTTGTAGTGTCATGTTTTTGTAATCTGATATAAAACTAACCTCTTGAATTGGTACTTAAAGATTGTAGTATGGAATATTTTTGGCACGGTATGATACATGTACGCTACACTAACAATGTAAAGTGATGCAAGTGTCACAAAACATGTAATACCGACCCAAAAACCGTACACAGATAAATTCTGTCATAGTTTTAAGACTGCACCTTATTATATTAAGACTTCACGTACAGCATTAACCTTTCAGACTGAACAAATGAGTGATGTAGGGAGTCCAAGGCGGGACAGCGATGAGATGAGCGTAGCGTCTGACTTCAGTATTATTCCTGAAAGTTTTGTAAGTTCCAAGTCTTAAAAATGTTCTACTTTTGAGGAGTTGTCGACTCACCAGTGTtaatatgtatatgcttatatgttCAGATTTCTTCGCAGAATCCCTCGTGGATAAAATTGTGATTCGTATTGCAGACTGGACAAGAGGACATCTCTCCTGGGGACCACAGAGTCATGGCGCACAGCATGGCTTCGTATCAGTCCGACCACTTTCAGGCGTCTTCGGCGGAGACGGCGTTTGGGAAAGTGAGTGTGTCGAGCTTGTAATGTCCGCAGTATTCGAGTGTAGCTGTACTGATGTGGTAGCTTGAAAATTCAGAGAAATTACAGTATTCTGTAGCATCTTTGTACTTTTGACGAGAGAATTAGGCTAAGGGGAGAGAAGAAAAGACTCTTATATCAGTTTTCTCCAGTTTGGTATGTGCAAGATTCTGATCAGCCTTACTGTACCATTATTTGCTAGCTATCCTAGGGTTTGTAATATTCATGATTATGTTTATACCAAAGGTGCAGTTAGTAGCATACTCTGAAGTACCAGTCATTCTGTATACAATTCAAAGATTGAGAAAATTGTGAATCTTCGAATCTCTTCATTAAGCTGATGGTTgctgcacaaagagagagagagagagacgctcacTGATTTTGTGTGTTGTCATATTGCTATACAAAAATCACTCAGTCCTcttaacttttcatattttttgcacaCACAAAGCAAAGTGTTTAATGATAATTTCAGTGATGATTTCCATATTGCAACTTCTTTGTAAATAAACCTGACAGGGTTTGTTGCTTAAATTAGTTCTCTCACCTTCAGGTGTTGTTTCAAAATGTGCAAGCAACCTACACTGCTGACTCAGATATAGCAGTGTCCTACGTGTTAACCACCGGGGTAACGGCCAAGTCTTCGGACAGAGTGGCTTTGTACCGTGTCGGTTTCGGATCGCCGCAGGATTATCTGACATACCAATGGGCACCAACGCCGAGCAAAGACCACACGACCAACCAGCTTCCTCTGACAGTTGTGTTCAAAGGTTAGTTCATGCCTGGACATTTGCAATGAAATTGAAAATCAGTGTAGTTTATGTCTAGAATTAGTATTTCCCtcaataaaaatagatttttaattccTATACTGAAAAAAGTGGCCCTTTTGAAAGTGACATAGATTGTAAAAAAGTATTAACACACCACTGAGGTAGATTTCTAGACTGACGTTAACCACCGGACCAGAAGTTTGTTCTTCGCTGAAATTTTTTCTTGAGGGACAAAACCCAAGaattgaaaaaagtaataatggcTGCATTGTTAGAAAAAATGGGGTTTATGGCCAGCGTTAAAGGATCCAGGACACACTATATGAAGTGTTTCTTACAAGGGCTTAGCTTTTAGAATGTGTGGttctggttcttcttcttcttcttcttcttttaacgtgcttttattcccatttttgtatggggtaagcacgatgccttcttttgaaggactttttgatttggctttggggatTTGTGTTAAAACAGTATTTTGGGAGAGGTGCCATTTATATTGTGCCTTTCTTCGTAGCAAAATCTGTCGTAACTTCTTGTTCAAGTTTTCCTCACTAATTTAGGAGCAGGTCCTTCATACAAGTGGTTTGAGCACTTAATGAAATAGAATCTGTTGATAACAGACGGGGTCTGGTGCTACTTTCACTGAAAATTGTGATTTAAGTTTTTAGGCATAggttttggtaaaacttttgctaGCCCTAGCTTACATTAATTGGCTCCGCTAATATACTCTTCTGGAACGTAAGGAAAGCGGTTTAAGAGAAGTAAAATAGAAAgtacatttattgtttatgtacaCCAAATTACATTATGCATGAAAAAACGTGCATGGGACATAGCTGATAAAAACATGTGTGTGCAGCAGTTCTTTAATGTAAAGAGCTACCACAGAAAacattagcaaaatataaaaaaaataagtatgccCTTATCTCTTGCAGTCACACAAACTACCAAAATAGTATCGCCCTTTGGCTTTCGTCAGGCACGGCTCTATTTGAACAATTATCGTATCAAATTCTATACCATATGACTGAAGACATTGTCTGTTATCGCCAGAAATCTATTACAGCAAGATTTTATGCCACTGATAATAACCATCAGTCCCCATACATTACGTAAATTTACGTTTTTCAGCCAGCGCATTGCCAAAGGACGCAGGGGAGTTCTTCCAGTTCTGCTACGTGACGCACGAAGGCCAGATTGTCGGAGTGTCCACTCCGTTCCAGCTCCACCCAGTCGGCTCGAGCAACGTCTGCGGAGTCGACGACGGGGAGGACGGCATGGTGGTGGTATGCACTAAGGAGAGTGTCCTGCACGACAAGATTAACAAAGTGAGCCTTGATTGTTTGTGCTTTTTGAAACTTGAGTTTATTAATTGTTAAACCGTTGAGTATCATATTCATCTCTTGTATTTTGTGGGTCTTATGTTTCTTCTCTGATGTCATTTCGTTTAGCTCACCGTGGAGAATGAGAACCTCTTGCTCGAGCTGAGCAACTTGAAAGTCGTCTCGGAAAAGAAACAGGGCGAACTTGACGACAAGGTACAGCAGCTCAACATGTGTCAGCATCACCTTCAGGTAAGCTACGTAATTTTATGCCACGTGCacaatgtttaattttatttgatagtGCCAGTAACCAAATGTATGATGTACCCTGAATTTTACCTTCGAGCAGACCCCAATTGCTGAGTAATGCCACACATTTTTCAGTGGTTCAgaatgcatttacagtttgtgtTTCTTGTCAGTATAAGATTAAGTCATCATAAATAACTAATTTCAAACAAGGGCTCATCAACGTAAAATATTAGTATGATTATAATCAAGTTGTATGCTAGATGTTGGTTGCTTGCATTTAGATACTGGTTATAACCAGGTGTACTTGCATATGAATTTTGCCTTtctgaaaaagtacacaaaagtTTCACTTGTTCATATTTCGATATATTGAAATTACTCATGATAGTGTTGAAGATTTTTACTTGCAAAAGTGCAATTGCTTTTAAACAAGTTTATGTTTCTTAAACTTAAAGTTTGCATCGACAAGTTAATGAGAGATAAGATTGGAAGTATTCTGTTTTTATTGGAGGGAAAGTGAATATTTGATAAGGTCAGGTGGAAGTCAGGAAAATGGAATGAATTCGTATAGGAGAACTTCCCAAAATAACCAAGGATGTTTATGATGATGTCtatgcattatttttatgatgatggtAGGCAGAACATTAGTGTTTTTTGAAACCTCGTGCCATGTTCCTCATGTCAGTCGGTATTTTCCCACaaatctttccttttcccttcactGATGTAATCTATACTAATGAGAATTCAGCTGTATTGAGGTTACATTTTGTAGTAGAATGTAACAGGACTTCAATTCAGTATTGTTTAATCACCGTAGGCATTAGAGCAGGACTTCAGTTCAGTATTGTTTAATCACCGTAGGCATTGGAAGCAGGACTTCAATTCAGTATTGTTTAATCACCGTAGGCATTGGAAGCAGGACTTCAATTCAGTATTGTTTAATCACCGTAGGCATTGGAAgctaagatgaagaaagaaacgGCCGAGAAATGCGAACTGATGGGCCGAGTTGGTCAAGTCGTGGAAGAAAAGGGTCACTTGGAAGACCGCTTGAAGACACTGGAGCGCAATTTGGAGTCTTCGACTGCACAGATTGGAACACTAGAAAACAAGATTACCAAGGTATGTCACTGGAGAATATTGTTATGGAAGTATTATGCTTCATTTGTGACAGAGATTTAATGATTTGCAGACCTCACTGGGATAATTAACGTTTTAGTGTTATGTTCAttacaaattttctattttttagaatgaataatatcaagAAAAACGTTAaggaaagttaaatatataagtattttttgcCCCCAAGTTCACACAGTTGCCATTCTTCTATATCCATGAAACGTGacaatttgataaattttaaatttattattttatcatgaacATAAAGTTACTTGCTTTCTCTCACAACTCTTCCAGGTTACCGAGGAAAAGAAGGAGGCAGCCGAGGAAACCCTACGACTTCGCAAACACAAGGAGCAGTTGGAACATGCACTGCAAAAGTGTCAGAAGGACTTgtcaaatgcagaagaaaatttgaaggTACTGTGATGTTTTGCAAAATCCCAGTCGTGCTGTCCcccaattttcttttgtgttaatGTTCTTATAATACTTTCGTGCACATGGGAAGTTCAGTGGGAACTTCATTAcacttcttgttttttgttttggattGTTATCAAAAGTTTTGAATTTGGTTGGGTTTTTAGATTTGTAATATTTAGGTGAGATGCAATTCTCTCATAATTTTTACAAgtttatttgtcaaaaattttaactgtttttcctcttcatatgtttcctttattcatgtactttttcctcatatttgaatattcttttttatggGGACTTGTTTTGTAGAAGTCCAGCAGTGTCTTCAGATTTCCATTCTTTTGCAGACCCTGCAGGCCGAGTCGGAGCAATACAAATCTGAGAGAGACAATGCCATCAAGGAACTGGAGTTCTGGACCACGTCGGCTGCCACAGACAAGGACGAAAAGAATTCGTTAGCTCTCAAATTTTCGGCGGTATGTTTCTCTCCACTTTCCTGAAGTCTTATCTGGTTGGAAATTTATAGGAATTCATGTTTTCTAGTTTCATTTTTTCACAACTGCCTGCCAGCACTCTGTGGGTAGATTTCTGCTGTTTTTCTTCTGTGGGGCTTTGGTCTGGAGTGATTTCTTTCGACTggtttctttcgtgtatgccttCCTGAATTTTAATCTAGTTAAAGGGTAATTTAGGGCTTAAACAGTTTAAAGAAGGCCTGTACTACTCTCGGGCAGCAGTGAAATGCCTGTACTTTTAGGAATAAGTGCCCAACTCCAAAAGAAACTTTAGACATATTTAGGAAAGTGAAAAATTGTAGAAATCGgtgtaaaattttgtttgtttttaatgccaGGAGCTGGTTTATTGGTCGTAACACAGTCATATCTATTTTCAGGTCAATGAAGAGTTGATTTCAAAGTTAGAAGAAATAGAGAAGAGTAGCAAGTTGAACGTGGAGCTGGAGGAGAAACTCGCTACGGCTGTGATGGAAATGGTATGTTTTGTGAACCACATTTCACTTCTTGAACTTTTTTCAAGAGACATTAAACAGTACAGCTCTAAAAGGCGATATTTTATgttacaaggaaaatattttagtgtTTCTGTTAAATGTTGTTTAAGCCAATTGCATTTTCCTTGTCTTTGACTCATTTAGAGTTGGAGCATGTCATCTTTGAAAAGAGGGACCTTTGCTAGAATGATAAAAGTTTTTGTCATAAAAGAAATGGGTAGCTAATATGTAAACAGCTCTGTTATGGCTATGATAATTTAGAGggtaataattttttgttccGTATCAGTACAGTATGAGATTTGctgtatcatttttaattttatatttaaaggtgTTCTCATAAAACACCTAAtagttttctgaaattatttgtttttaatgagaGGTCACCACCAGCCCTTTGACCACTAGGAATTATGGTTCTGGAGTCTGGTTTAAACTAAAGATAATACAAATTTCTAGTGGGTTAGAGTGATGTAGAGTACCTCTGTGGCctcattgccattttttttgttttgtctggaAATAGCTTGGATTAAACAATGGCAAAATCTTTGTAAATGTATTGTAATCAAGATGGTTTGACATGTATATACTGAGTACTTTTGTCATATGCTAATATTGCATAGTAAAGACTAGTAAAATTATAGAAGTTACTGCAAAATCTTTTTTTGCCGTCCGTATGAGAACAGTAAGAGGTTCATTAGTACAGTACACTGAAGGATTTGAAAAGCAGATGCCATTTACTtcagtcatttcattcattcaaatttGAAATTAGATATGTATctatgcatttttcatttgtaatgttAGTAACCATATCCCCATTAACGTGAAagcagaaattataaaaaaaaaatgtattcaactGATTTATTACCATATATTACAGACCTCCGTCAAGGATGCGTTGACCAAAACGGAAGGAAGGTTATCCAAAGCCGAGGAGGAGAGGACCATCCACGAGGAACGACTGAACGTCGTCAATCAGGACAACGAGCAACTGAAAGTCAAAATCCAGCAGTTGAAGAATACGGTGGAGAACTTGGAAAGCGTCCAGGTTAGTATCGCGTCATTTCTGGAGACGCAGAGAACTAGATACGCCCGCGGTAGgaattgagatggtttggacattgATGAGATGGGGTGAGGAGTAGTTAGTGAGGAAAAAAGTGGATAGGAAAGTAGCAGGGTACAGACTAGTAGGAAGGGAAGACCAGAAAATCATGGGAAATGAGGACGTCGACCAGCCAGGGATCCCAACCAAAATTGTACAAGACAAGATGGTGAAGAGagctaatttttgttttaacccattaaagaaaaatctgtttTGAGGTCCTTTCACGTTCACATGAACAGCGTTAAGCTATAAATCACGAATTCCAAATCCAAGCATATGtctcttgttatatttttgtgttaCGAATGACACTATTGATCGCTTGCCCTGACTTCCATTCCAGGAGAATGATAAGAGCGGGAGAGAGGCAGCGGAAAGGATTGCCAGTGATTTGAGCAGTCGGCTGCAGGCTGCCAAAGCAGAGTACCACGCTTTGGCCCTCACAAATTTGCGTctggtgaagaaaataaagaaactccGTCAGTCGGCAAGCCCGGAGGTAGACAGGGAGGTAAGACCttgatttcttgaaagaaaaacatgaatgtATCAATAGGAAAGATTCTAATGAACTAGAAAGGATGGATTTTCAAGTTTAGCCTAGACAGACTGGTTATTGAGTGCACAATTTTTGTATCCTTACATTCAGTATTGAACTGTAAactttttgtaaatatctttAGTCGTAACTTGAATATTCCTAATTCTGAGTTATAAATTTGTTCATAATTGAATGGTACTATAGTACAGAGCCTCTTATCTGTTCATAATTGAACGGTACTTCAGTACAGAGCCTTGTCTCTGTCACCACCAGACCTGAGATGGTTCTGCTTGACTGGTTTGACCCTCGTTATCTTAAAAGACCGCAAAGGCTACTGCACACCGCGTGTACAAAACAGACAGGAGCATGATTCAGCTTAGATATTAACTAGAAtgtatatgaaatacagaaaattatatttgttctGAGTAAATAGTTTTCTCTTAGAACTCATGAATGTGGAGTTTCTTTTGAAATAGTAAGCTGATAATTTATGCTTATGGAACGGCTGTTTACTGGTGCAGTATTCTAGTAAATATTCTAAGGACTTTTACTTTAGATCATTATTAAGTTAAGCGTATAATTTATATTGTCAGTTCCTGATGGGTCAGATCTGCCATGCCTCATATTAGATCCTTTAGGGTTGAAGTGATAACAAATGAGACTGGCCCTGTTGTGTATTTTTCAGTAAAGCAGTACATCTGTTGAAGCCGTTGCATCTTAAGACAGAGAATGTGTAttgtacagcaaaaggaattccTTTCAAAGTAAACAGGCAGAAACCTGGATAGAACTAAGAAACAGATTTGTAAATcgcattgttttaaataaaatcatattcaacTTTTTGAAAAACTAACACTCagtgagaaaatttaaaaaatataccatACAGGTAAACCTCTTCactttattaaaaagttaaactTTATTTGGTAGAATGAAATGTAATTAACATCACGCTCACTACATCTCATTTGAGAGTGAATTTGGCTCAGTCTCCAgtcatattttatttctcctGGGCAGAGGAGGCTCTGCACTCTATTTTGTCAGTagattacaaaactaaaattttattatcaGAGGCTGGCTGCAATGGCAACATCCATGTCTTCACAAGGCAGTGCGTGGCTGAATGTGGACGGCGTCGACCAGGAGAAGAACGAAGACCTCGATGAGGACGCCGGTACAGAGGCAGCCTCGGAAGTAGCCTCTTGTCTGATTCGATCCTGCACATCTGCTGTCTCAACAACCACGTGCTCCAGCTGTTCCCACTCCACCAAGATTCTCAGCGAAGCTGTTCACCAGAAAATGGAAGATATCGTGCGCGAACTCTCCCTCCAGATTCAGTCCCTCAAAAGCGAGCTGAAGGCCCGTGAGAGGGAACAGGAAACAAGAAGTCTTGTTCAGGGAGAGACTGTCAGTAGTCAGGAACCCAGTGACCCAAATACAGAACAGCCGCCACCAAATGTGGAAAACAGACAAGAAGAGCAAAACGCTCAGGAGGAGGTAGGCCATGCACAGTTGACCGAGAGCAGCGGCGTTGCCGCCGCGCAAAGTGAGCCCTCGACGGAAAGCGGCACTGATCAGCAAGTGCTATACGGCAATAGCTTCCTCCCAGCCCAACGCACTGCGCCAGTGTTTTTACCAGAGCGTCAAAGGCAGGCATCTCCAAACAATGTCAGTGACCAGGATTCTGGCAGTGCCGCTGTACGGCCATCTGCACCTTCCCCAAC from Macrobrachium rosenbergii isolate ZJJX-2024 chromosome 45, ASM4041242v1, whole genome shotgun sequence includes:
- the LOC136829785 gene encoding tax1-binding protein 1 homolog B-like isoform X6, which translates into the protein METEQMSDVGSPRRDSDEMSVASDFSIIPESFTGQEDISPGDHRVMAHSMASYQSDHFQASSAETAFGKVLFQNVQATYTADSDIAVSYVLTTGVTAKSSDRVALYRVGFGSPQDYLTYQWAPTPSKDHTTNQLPLTVVFKASALPKDAGEFFQFCYVTHEGQIVGVSTPFQLHPVGSSNVCGVDDGEDGMVVVCTKESVLHDKINKLTVENENLLLELSNLKVVSEKKQGELDDKVQQLNMCQHHLQALEAKMKKETAEKCELMGRVGQVVEEKGHLEDRLKTLERNLESSTAQIGTLENKITKVTEEKKEAAEETLRLRKHKEQLEHALQKCQKDLSNAEENLKTLQAESEQYKSERDNAIKELEFWTTSAATDKDEKNSLALKFSAVNEELISKLEEIEKSSKLNVELEEKLATAVMEMTSVKDALTKTEGRLSKAEEERTIHEERLNVVNQDNEQLKVKIQQLKNTVENLESVQENDKSGREAAERIASDLSSRLQAAKAEYHALALTNLRLVKKIKKLRQSASPEVDRERLAAMATSMSSQGSAWLNVDGVDQEKNEDLDEDAGTEAASEVASCLIRSCTSAVSTTTCSSCSHSTKILSEAVHQKMEDIVRELSLQIQSLKSELKAREREQETRSLVQGETVSSQEPSDPNTEQPPPNVENRQEEQNAQEEVGHAQLTESSGVAAAQSEPSTESGTDQQVLYGNSFLPAQRTAPVFLPERQRQASPNNVSDQDSGSAAVRPSAPSPTPSMLSQRGQSTAGPPFMIVTSGLGHESDDDDFHSTSDNDDTPNITSEVSNPFFECPMCGLSFQKGALRLLEEHINTHLEYVCPVCSMAFQRNNSKKFEDHVHAHFADEISGDDNPLDDPSGPWAYRSTRLLEID
- the LOC136829785 gene encoding tax1-binding protein 1 homolog B-like isoform X7; translated protein: MTEQMSDVGSPRRDSDEMSVASDFSIIPESFTGQEDISPGDHRVMAHSMASYQSDHFQASSAETAFGKVLFQNVQATYTADSDIAVSYVLTTGVTAKSSDRVALYRVGFGSPQDYLTYQWAPTPSKDHTTNQLPLTVVFKASALPKDAGEFFQFCYVTHEGQIVGVSTPFQLHPVGSSNVCGVDDGEDGMVVVCTKESVLHDKINKLTVENENLLLELSNLKVVSEKKQGELDDKVQQLNMCQHHLQALEAKMKKETAEKCELMGRVGQVVEEKGHLEDRLKTLERNLESSTAQIGTLENKITKVTEEKKEAAEETLRLRKHKEQLEHALQKCQKDLSNAEENLKTLQAESEQYKSERDNAIKELEFWTTSAATDKDEKNSLALKFSAVNEELISKLEEIEKSSKLNVELEEKLATAVMEMTSVKDALTKTEGRLSKAEEERTIHEERLNVVNQDNEQLKVKIQQLKNTVENLESVQENDKSGREAAERIASDLSSRLQAAKAEYHALALTNLRLVKKIKKLRQSASPEVDRERLAAMATSMSSQGSAWLNVDGVDQEKNEDLDEDAGTEAASEVASCLIRSCTSAVSTTTCSSCSHSTKILSEAVHQKMEDIVRELSLQIQSLKSELKAREREQETRSLVQGETVSSQEPSDPNTEQPPPNVENRQEEQNAQEEVGHAQLTESSGVAAAQSEPSTESGTDQQVLYGNSFLPAQRTAPVFLPERQRQASPNNVSDQDSGSAAVRPSAPSPTPSMLSQRGQSTAGPPFMIVTSGLGHESDDDDFHSTSDNDDTPNITSEVSNPFFECPMCGLSFQKGALRLLEEHINTHLEYVCPVCSMAFQRNNSKKFEDHVHAHFADEISGDDNPLDDPSGPWAYRSTRLLEID
- the LOC136829785 gene encoding tax1-binding protein 1 homolog isoform X4, with the translated sequence MTEQMSDVGSPRRDSDEMSVASDFSIIPESFTGQEDISPGDHRVMAHSMASYQSDHFQASSAETAFGKVLFQNVQATYTADSDIAVSYVLTTGVTAKSSDRVALYRVGFGSPQDYLTYQWAPTPSKDHTTNQLPLTVVFKASALPKDAGEFFQFCYVTHEGQIVGVSTPFQLHPVGSSNVCGVDDGEDGMVVVCTKESVLHDKINKLTVENENLLLELSNLKVVSEKKQGELDDKVQQLNMCQHHLQALEAKMKKETAEKCELMGRVGQVVEEKGHLEDRLKTLERNLESSTAQIGTLENKITKVTEEKKEAAEETLRLRKHKEQLEHALQKCQKDLSNAEENLKTLQAESEQYKSERDNAIKELEFWTTSAATDKDEKNSLALKFSAVNEELISKLEEIEKSSKLNVELEEKLATAVMEMTSVKDALTKTEGRLSKAEEERTIHEERLNVVNQDNEQLKVKIQQLKNTVENLESVQENDKSGREAAERIASDLSSRLQAAKAEYHALALTNLRLVKKIKKLRQSASPEVDRERLAAMATSMSSQGSAWLNVDGVDQEKNEDLDEDAGTEAASEVASCLIRSCTSAVSTTTCSSCSHSTKILSEAVHQKMEDIVRELSLQIQSLKSELKAREREQETRSLVQGETVSSQEPSDPNTEQPPPNVENRQEEQNAQEEVGHAQLTESSGVAAAQSEPSTESGTDQQVLYGNSFLPAQRTAPVFLPERQRQASPNNVSDQDSGSAAVRPSAPSPTPSMLSQRGQSTAGPPFMIVSTAMSDSLFAPKAHLPVRRLQPISGSILPPPLLPETTPTARQAAVMSQFTSQQVTSGLGHESDDDDFHSTSDNDDTPNITSEVSNPFFECPMCGLSFQKGALRLLEEHINTHLEYVCPVCSMAFQRNNSKKFEDHVHAHFADEISGDDNPLDDPSGPWAYRSTRLLEID